A part of Fusarium oxysporum Fo47 chromosome III, complete sequence genomic DNA contains:
- a CDS encoding FAD dependent oxidoreductase gives MEQYDVAVVGLGALGSAAAYQASIKGAKVVGFEQFELGHVRGASHDTSRIVRTSYGAPEFVALARSAYKDWAELERRSGMKMLTITGGVVFLPQKGPTPSSDFTTSLDANGVPYEVLTPEETNKRWPGFSVPQGVDTVFTPDSGIVHAAKAVMTLQFQARFNGAVLKENTRVEAVTPQPSGGVTIETSQGVYHARKVIIAADAWTNKLLKPLGVELPITVMQEQVTYFKPSHEHEAQFANDKFPVWIWGGEKWFYGFPLYGEPALKAGQDAGRNDMNPEERTWRPSERLSNELNGFLDRLIPKRGDELKTVTCQYTITPDRQFIISELEKHKDVILALGNAHAFKFAPAIGRVTAELALDGKTTDDISKFGFPKTTPSKL, from the coding sequence ATGGAACAATACGACGTCGCCGTAGTTGGTCTCGGTGCCCTTGGCAGCGCCGCAGCTTATCAAGCTTCCATCAAAGGCGCCAAAGTTGTTGGCTTCGAGCAATTCGAACTGGGCCACGTTCGCGGCGCTTCGCACGATACTTCACGTATTGTCAGAACCTCATATGGGGCCCCTGAGTTCGTCGCCCTCGCTCGGTCAGCTTATAAAGACTGGGCGGAGCTGGAGAGGCGGTCGGGAATGAAGATGCTGACTATCACGGGAGGTGTCGTCTTTCTCCCACAGAAGGGGCCGACGCCATCGAGTGACTTTACTACTAGTCTCGATGCCAACGGCGTCCCCTATGAGGTTCTCACGCCCGAGGAGACCAACAAAAGATGGCCTGGGTTCAGTGTTCCTCAGGGCGTTGATACCGTCTTCACCCCTGATTCGGGCATTGTTCACGCCGCAAAGGCCGTCATGACGCTCCAGTTCCAGGCTCGCTTCAACGGCGCCGTTCTCAAGGAGAACACACGCGTCGAGGCTGTGACGCCCCAACCCAGCGGCGGCGTAACGATTGAGACTTCTCAAGGTGTCTATCACGCTCGCAAGGTCATCATTGCTGCTGATGCATGGACgaacaagctcctcaagcCACTCGGCGTTGAGCTCCCCATCACCGTCATGCAGGAGCAGGTAACCTACTTCAAGCCCTCTCACGAGCATGAAGCACAGTTTGCAAACGACAAGTTCCCCGTTTGGATCTGGGGAGGTGAGAAGTGGTTCTATGGCTTTCCTCTCTACGGCGAGCCCGCGCTCAAGGCTGGTCAAGACGCTGGAAGAAACGACATGAATCCTGAAGAGCGTACATGGCGGCCCTCGGAGAGATTGAGCAACGAGCTCAACGGATTTCTGGATAGGCTTATTCCCAAGCGAGGCGATGAGTTGAAAACCGTCACCTGCCAATACACAATCACGCCTGATCGACAGTTTATCATCAGCGAGTTAGAGAAGCACAAGGATGTTATTCTCGCTCTCGGTAACGCACATGCCTTCAAGTTTGCTCCCGCCATCGGTCGAGTTACTGCTGAGCTTGCATTGGATGGGAAGACGACTGATGATATCTCAAAGTTTGGGTTTCCCAAGACAACACCCAGCAAACTGTAG
- a CDS encoding uncharacterized protein (expressed protein) has protein sequence MAAFGEASHVKPLMIRQPIVWTISFVILIEQWCWAHCKQKHRLFLYHFQAYHVLAGWRFLAFMRKDSRACLLPRGRVDGMGRLSLFTLQDHFCVTGGCIFKTQRAMVKIRQGRTVPGKHEWV, from the coding sequence ATGGCTGCGTTTGGCGAAGCAAGCCATGTCAAGCCACTGATGATTCGACAACCCATCGTTTGGACTATTTCTTTTGTTATTTTAATCGAGCAATGGTGTTGGGCGCATTGTAAACAGAAGCATCGTCTTTTTTTATATCATTTTCAAGCGTATCATGTCCTGGCAGGGTGGCGGTTCCTTGCATTTATGAGAAAGGACAGCAGGGCTTGCTTATTGCCCAGGGGTCGGGTCGATGGAATGGGGAGGCTCAGTCTATTTACCCTCCAAGACCATTTTTGTGTTACAGGAGGCTGCATTTTCAAGACACAGCGCGCCATGGTGAAGATAAGGCAGGGCAGGACGGTGCCGGGCAAACACGAATGGGTATGA
- a CDS encoding kinase domain-containing protein → MPTASGSPKPPSASSSKPSSVKSQDGVKKSPGLAPQNGATTDNGNPPSDTHLKPTASVKNRLTRMFSSKDTSRVPTPAPSTVDLPNRPRASSTNGNSTPAAKTSSTEKGSDKASHKPTDKATTPAKPATKSTSGKEPSQRFVLNPEAQGGHEHHLKSSRRQEKLSDMWRAIIGRKQDAAAEHDLSLVSNWVDTLQQEKEEAGDRKGGPSATTTLVEKYGKCQEVVGRGAFGIVRISHKKIGGSNEKLFAVKEFRRRPEETEKKYSKRLTAEFCISSSLRHPNVIHTLDLLKDAKGDYCEVMEFCAGGDLYTLVLSSGKLEVQEADCFFKQMMRGVEYLHEMGVAHRDLKPENLLLTTRGALKITDFGNGECFRMAWETDAHMVSGLCGSAPYIAPEEYTDKEFDARAVDVWACGVIFMAMRTGRHLWRLAKKDDDEFYARYLEGRRDEEGYGPIESLHRARCRNVIYSVLDPHPTRRLTAAQVLKSEWVREIKLCKAGEEGL, encoded by the exons ATGCCCACTGCATCTGGTTCCCCAAAACCGCCCTCCGCATCGAGCTCGAAACCATCCTCGGTTAAGTCTCAGGATGGGGTCAAGAAGTCCCCTGGTCTAGCACCACAGAATGGTGCAACCACTGATAATGGAAATCCTCCCTCAGACACGCATCTCAAGCCAACAGCCTCAGTAAAGAACCGTCTCACCCGCATGTTCTCATCCAAGGATACGTCAAGAGTTCCGACTCCCGCCCCTTCGACTGTCGATTTACCTAATCGCCCGCGGGCTTCTTCCACAAACGGCAACTCTACACCCGCGGCAAAGACTTCGTCCACCGAGAAGGGTAGCGACAAGGCTTCGCACAAACCGACTGACAAGGCCACGACACCAGCCAAACCCGCCACGAAATCGACCAGTGGCAAGGAACCCTCTCAACGATTTGTTCTAAATCCGGAAGCACAAGGTGGCCATGAGCATCATCTAAAATCTAGTCGACGTCAGGAAAAGCTCTCGGATATGTGGAGAGCGATCATCGGCAGGAAACAGGATGCAGCCGCCGAGCACGATCTATCGCTCGTTTCAAATTGGGTGGATACACTACagcaagaaaaagaagaagctggcgaTAGAAAAGGTGGACCCAGCGCAACGACAACCCTGGTCGAGAAATACGGCAAATGCCAGGAAGTGGTCGGTCGTGGTGCTTTTGGCATTGTTCGAATCTCCCACAAAAAGATTGGTGGCAGCAATGAAAAGCTCTTTGCTGTCAAGGAGTTCCGACGCCGACCAGAGgagacagagaagaagtATAGCAAGCGACTCACAGCCGAATTCTGCATATCGTCCTCGCTTCGACATCCCAACGTTATTCACACACTCGATTTGCTTAAGGATGCCAAGGGTGACTACTGCGAAGTCATGGAATTCTGCGCTGGAGGAGATTTGTACACTCTCGTTCTCTCAAGTGGGAAGCTCGAGGTACAAGAAGCCGACTGTTTCTTCAAGCAGATGATGCGAGGTGTCGAATATCTTCATGAGATGGGTGTAGCGCACCGTGATCTGAAGCCAGAAAACTTGCTCCTGACGACCCGTGGCGCTCTCAAAATTACGGATTTTGGCAACGGAGAGTGTTTCCGAATGGCTTGGGAGACGGACGCGCATATGGTATCTGGCCTGTGTGGTTCTGCTCCCTACATTGCCCCCGAGGAATACACGGATAAGGAGTTCGATGCCAGAGCTGTAGATGTGTGGGCCTGCGGTGTCATCTTTATGGCAATGCGGACAGGGCGACACCTTTGGCGActggccaagaaggatgatgatgagttctACGCCCGTTATTTAGAGGGTCGCCGTGATGAGGAGGGCTACGGCCCCATCGAATCTCTTCACCGG GCGCGATGCCGCAATGTCATCTACTCGGTTCTCGACCCCCACCCGACTCGACGCTTGACGGCCGCTCAGGTCCTTAAGTCAGAATGGGTACGTGAGATCAAGCTATGCAAGGCTGGTGAAGAGGGTCtatga
- a CDS encoding kinase-like domain-containing protein, protein MDAATHPEMRPSFTFPSPQVRVDQHDDVSGDKPPPPLIHHLHHKRTPSAHREVKETLDAQTQFGDEDSDGCSHHRVNQYTILEEIGRGSYGAVHLAKDQFGNEYVSIVPPSQRPIRLRLTQPQAVKEFSKARLRKRLQSTILRQGPRGPRRMGPGGRDPFNSVPRVKDSNDALHLIREEIAIMKKLNHPNLVQLYEVLDDPEEDSIYMVLEMCRKGVVMKVGLDEHANPYPEENCRYWFRDLILAIEYLHAQGVIHRDIKPDNLLLSDDDVLKVVDFGVSEMFEKPENMRTAKSAGSPAFLPPELCGKHGDVSGTAADIWSMGVSLYCLKYGRIPFNRDGVLDMYDAIRTDEPSIPEDENPDFADLMQKLLNKDPEQRITMDKLREHPWVTKQGTDTLLSAEENCANMVEPPNELEVNRAFTRKMNHLLCVMKAIHRFKSILVKHRARSNSSPPKHAEDTFDASQERAKAEVIEALLYQRRKFLNQKTDESSQIPPIHETKGNDTPFLGIGTGTMDEFASNEATPDMVSDSPTAVDFNVYDRAYETAIENITSGQNDSSRRPTVYLTKFVKDTRKLKGAPGLTGHEDISENSDDLQKSGPAAKLSHLTSKLGLSGKQ, encoded by the exons GCATCACAAGAGAACCCCAAGCGCCCATCGAGAGGTCAAG GAAACTCTCGATGCGCAGACACAATTTGGGGATGAGGATTCTGATGGCTGCTCTCACCATCGAGTAAACCAGTACACAATTTTGGAAGAAATCGGCAGAGGTTCTTATGGCGCTGTCCATCTTGCAAAGGACCAATTCGGCAATGAATATGTGAGTATTGTGCCGCCAAGCCAGCGCCCAATTCGTCTCCGACTTACACAGCCTCAGGCCGTAAAAGAATTTTCCAAGGCTCGACTCAGAAAACGCCTCCAATCCACGATCCTCAGGCAAGGCCCTCGAGGCCCAAGGCGTATGGGCCCTGGCGGCCGAGATCCCTTCAATTCAGTGCCCCGGGTCAAAGACTCCAATGATGCACTGCACCTCATTCGAGAGGAAATTGCCATTATGAAGAAACTAAACCACCCCAACCTAGTACAGCTCTatgaggttcttgatgacCCCGAGGAAGATTCCATCTATATGGTCCTAGAGATGTGCCGAAAGGGTGTCGTTATGAAGGTCGGCCTTGACGAACACGCCAATCCCTACCCTGAGGAAAACTGCCGCTATTGGTTCCGAGACCTTATATTAGCCATTGAGTATC TTCATGCTCAGGGTGTCATCCACAGAGACATCAAGCCAGATAACCTGCTCTTATCTGATGATGACGTGCTCAAAGTCGTTGATTTTGGAGTTTCCGAGATGTTTGAAAAACCTGAAAACATGAGAACAGCAAAATCTGCAGGATCACCCGCTTTTCTTCCCCCTGAACTTTGTGGGAAGCATGGCGACGTGTCGGGCACCGCGGCTGATATTTGGTCCATGGGAGTTTCGCTCTACTGCCTCAAATATGGGCGCATTCCATTCAACCGTGATGGCGTCTTGGACATGTACGACGCTATCAGGACCGATGAACCTTCCATCCCCGAGGACGAGAACCCGGACTTTGCCGACCTCATGCAGAAGCTACTCAACAAAGACCCGGAGCAGCGCATAACCATGGATAAACTTCGA GAGCATCCCTGGGTCACCAAGCAGGGTACGGATACTCTCCTCTCTGCTGAAGAGAACTGTGCCAACATGGTGGAACCTCCAAATGAGCTTGAGGTTAACCGTGCCTTTACTCGCAAGATGAATCACCTCCTTTGCGTCATGAAAGCCATCCATCGCTTCAAGTCCATTCTGGTCAAGCATCGCGCCAGATCGAACAGTAGCCCGCCTAAACACGCCGAGGATACCTTTGATGCGTCCCAAGAAAGGGCAAAGGCAGAGGTGATCGAGGCGTTGCTCTACCAGCGGCGCAAGTTTCTGAATCAAAAGACTGATGAAAGCAGCCAAATTCCGCCAATTCACGAAACCAAGGGAAATGACACCCCGTTCTTGGGAATCGGCACAGGAACAATGGACGAGTTCGCTTCCAATGAGGCTACTCCAGATATGGTGTCCGATTCGCCAACGGCCGTCGACTTCAACGTGTATGACCGAGCGTATGAAACTGCTATAGAGAACATCACGTCTGGTCAGAATGATTCTTCGAGAAGGCCAACAGTATACTTGACCAAGTTCGTCAAGGATACGCGGAAACTGAAGGGGGCCCCTGGACTCACTGGGCATGAAGACATCTCTGAGAATTCTGATGACCTACAGAAATCGGGGCCAGCAGCCAAGCTTTCGCACCTCACATCCAAGCTTGGCCTCTCAGGGAAGCAATAA